A genomic region of Eucalyptus grandis isolate ANBG69807.140 chromosome 5, ASM1654582v1, whole genome shotgun sequence contains the following coding sequences:
- the LOC104441572 gene encoding berberine bridge enzyme-like 15: protein MAFHYFLLLSQVFLLLVSSSSWTSVAFTIQQTFFHCLSTNSMNSVALSSYYTPNNISSFTSILNSTANNLRYLLPTVPKPVIIFTPLSDAHVQAAVLCSKQLGLAIRVRSGGHDYEAVSYVSQIESPFLVLDLAGLRAIEVDIAQGTAWAQAGATVGEVYYRIAEKSKIHGFPMGVSTSLGIGGHITGGAYGTMMRMFGLGADNVLDVRMVDAEGKILDRKAMGEDLFWALRGGGGGSFGIILAWKLKLVNVPETVTVFTVTKTLEEGATKLLVKWQKIAPKLDDRLFIRVIIRPSSANLTVNRTVTASYMALFLGDPDTLLGIMGKRFPELGLTRANCTRMSWIGSVLYMALYPNVTAPEVLLQGKPQFQSYFKSKSDFVRALIPEKGLLGLWKIFLEEEIPLMIWNPYGGEMDRVPASATPFPHRRGTLFKIQYAVSWQDGAENMSRHISWIRKLYDYMGPYVSKNPREAYVNYRDFDLGMNKKGVTSLMEASSWGLKYFKSNFYRLVQVKTRVDPENFFRHEQSIPPLPVKKGIPLTGSNRRTLPTAVTFFASASALVTIL, encoded by the coding sequence ATGGCGTTCCATTATTTCCTGCTACTTTCACAGGTTTTCCTCCTCTTAGTCTCGTCATCTTCATGGACATCTGTGGCTTTCACGATTCAACAGACCTTCTTTCATTGCCTTTCGACCAATTCAATGAACTCTGTTGCGCTTTCCTCATATTACACCCCGAATAACATCTCTTCATTCACGTCCATCCTCAATTCGACCGCAAACAACCTCCGATACTTGCTTCCAACGGTGCCAAAGCCCGTCATCATCTTCACCCCACTGTCAGATGCCCATGTCCAGGCTGCTGTCCTTTGCTCGAAGCAGCTTGGGCTTGCCATCCGCGTCCGGAGTGGGGGCCATGACTACGAGGCAGTCTCCTATGTCTCCCAGATTGAGTCCCCTTTCCTCGTGCTCGACCTGGCCGGACTCCGTGCCATTGAGGTTGACATCGCCCAGGGCACTGCGTGGGCCCAGGCAGGGGCCACAGTTGGGGAGGTCTATTACCGGATTGCTGAGAAGAGCAAGATCCACGGGTTCCCGATGGGCGTGTCCACAAGCCTTGGCATCGGTGGCCACATCACCGGAGGGGCCTACGGGACAATGATGAGGATGTTCGGGCTGGGGGCTGACAATGTGCTCGATGTCCGAATGGTGGACGCCGAGGGGAAGATTCTTGACCGGAAGGCAATGGGGGAGGATCTGTTCTGGGCACTAAGGGGAGGCGGTGGAGGCAGTTTCGGCATAATCCTGGCTTGGAAGCTGAAATTGGTCAATGTGCCTGAGACTGTGACTGTGTTCACAGTCACCAAGACCCTCGAAGAAGGCGCAACGAAGCTCCTGGTCAAATGGCAAAAGATAGCACCAAAGCTTGATGACAGGCTCTTCATCAGAGTCATCATCCGGCCCTCAAGCGCCAACCTGACGGTGAACCGCACCGTGACAGCCTCCTATATGGCCCTCTTCCTGGGAGACCCGGACACCCTCCTTGGGATCATGGGCAAGCGCTTTCCTGAGCTGGGCCTGACACGGGCCAACTGCACCAGGATGAGCTGGATCGGGTCGGTCCTGTACATGGCGCTGTATCCAAACGTGACTGCTCCGGAGGTCCTCCTGCAAGGGAAGCCCCAGTTTCAGAGCTATTTCAAGTCCAAGTCCGACTTCGTGAGGGCCCTGATCCCAGAGAAGGGCCTCTTGGGCCTTTGGAAAATATTCTTGGAGGAGGAGATCCCACTCATGATATGGAACCCATATGGTGGGGAGATGGACCGGGTCCCTGCATCGGCGACACCATTCCCGCACCGGCGCGGCACGCTGTTTAAGATCCAATACGCAGTGTCTTGGCAGGATGGGGCCGAGAACATGTCCAGGCACATAAGCTGGATCAGGAAGCTGTATGACTACATGGGACCTTATGTGTCCAAGAATCCTAGAGAGGCCTATGTGAATTACAGGGACTTTGATTTGGGCATGAACAAGAAAGGTGTCACCAGCTTGATGGAGGCAAGTTCTTGGGGTTTGAAGTATTTCAAGAGTAATTTCTACAGGTTGGTTCAGGTCAAGACCAGGG